The following coding sequences are from one Chitinimonas sp. BJYL2 window:
- the rplJ gene encoding 50S ribosomal protein L10 produces MSLNLDDKKAVVAEISAEVAKAQAIVVAEYRGIQVGAMTKLRAEARAKGVYLRVLKNTLARRAVADTAFADLANHMAGPLVYGISADPVAAAKVLADFAKTNDKIVVKAGSFDGKTLNAAEVVQLASIPSREELLSKLLYVMKAPVAGFARGLAALAEKKQGGAAPADVSAEAPAEAA; encoded by the coding sequence TTGAGTCTCAATCTCGACGATAAAAAGGCTGTAGTAGCGGAGATCTCGGCAGAAGTTGCCAAGGCTCAAGCTATCGTGGTGGCCGAATATCGCGGCATCCAGGTCGGCGCCATGACCAAGCTGCGTGCTGAAGCACGTGCCAAGGGCGTTTACCTGCGTGTGTTGAAGAACACACTGGCTCGCCGCGCTGTTGCCGACACTGCATTCGCCGATCTGGCCAATCACATGGCTGGTCCACTGGTGTATGGCATTTCCGCCGACCCGGTGGCTGCTGCCAAAGTGCTGGCTGACTTTGCCAAGACCAACGACAAGATCGTGGTCAAGGCAGGCTCTTTCGATGGCAAGACGCTGAACGCCGCTGAAGTTGTCCAACTCGCTTCGATCCCGAGCCGCGAAGAGCTGCTGTCCAAGCTGCTTTACGTGATGAAGGCACCGGTTGCCGGCTTTGCCCGCGGCCTGGCTGCGCTGGCCGAGAAGAAGCAAGGTGGTGCAGCACCGGCCGACGTTTCTGCCGAAGCGCCCGCCGAAGCCGCCTGA
- the rpoB gene encoding DNA-directed RNA polymerase subunit beta, whose amino-acid sequence MSYSFTEKKRIRKSFAKRANVLDVPYLLATQIDSYTEFLQLGVSLEQRRTIGLQAAFSSIFPIVSHNGYAKLDFVSYQLGEPPFDVVECQQRGITFAAPLRARVRLTIFDRESSKPVVKEVKEQEVYMGEIPLMTSNGSFVINGTERVIVSQLHRSPGVFFEHDKGKTHSSGKLLFSARIIPYRGSWLDFEFDPKDLLYFRIDRRRKMPVTILLRALGYNNERILAECFDFDNVRLSKDGVFLEVVPERLKGEVAKFDIVASDGKVLVQKDKRITAKHIRDLQTAGITELEVPADSLVGRVLAANVVSPDTGELVARANDEITEDLVVKFEAAGVVSVKLLYTNDLDQGAYISNTLRLDETADQQAARIAIYRMMRPGEPPTEDAVEALFNGLFFSEDRYDLSAVGRMKFNRRAYPDRLDEKAPGWQKRFYERVGKRDRYGAGVLETDDIVAVIGILLELRNGRGEVDDIDHLGNRRVRSVGELAENQFRAGLVRVERAVKERLGQAESDNLMPHDLINAKPVSAAIKEFFGSSQLSQFMDQTNPLSEITHKRRVSALGPGGLTRERAGFEVRDVHPTHYGRVCPIETPEGPNIGLINSLAIYARTNEYGFLETPYRKVIDNKVTDEIEYLSAIEEGKYVIAQANAMLSDKGELIDELVTCREHGETIIARPERVQYMDVAPSQIVSVAASLIPFLEHDDANRALMGANMQRQAVPCVRAQKPLVGTGIERTCAVDSGTAVKALRGGRVDYVDANRVVIRVNDDETSAGEVGVDIYNLTKYTRSNQNTNINQRPIVKVGDVIAAHDVIADGASTDLGELALGQNLLVAFMPWNGFNYEDSILISEKVVADDRYTSIHIEELSVVARDTKLGPEEITRDISNLSERMLGRLDESGIVYIGAEVEAGDVLVGKVTPKGETQLTPEEKLLRAIFGEKASDVKDTSLRVPSGMSGTVIDVQVFTREGIDRDKRAQSIIDDELKRHRLDLNDQLRILENDAFERLERLLIGKKVNGGPKKIAKGTELSKEYLADLNRHDWFDIRLSDEEVAKQLELMKDNLVQKRAEFDLRYEDKKRKLTQGDELPPGVQKMVKVYVAVKRRLQPGDKMAGRHGNKGVVSKILPVEDLPFMADGTPVDIVLNPLGVPSRMNVGQILEVHLGWAAKGLGKRIDRMLNDESVKEAKRAAEMRKFLEQVYNTRGKPEELKQFSDAEILELADNLRDGVPFATPVFDGAKEEDLMAMLALAYPAESEHTQRLGFNDTRTQLRLYDGRTGEAFERRVTVGYMHVLKLHHLVDDKMHARSTGPYSLVTQQPLGGKAQFGGQRFGEMEVWALEAYGASYTLQEMLTVKSDDVNGRTKVYENIVKGDHKIDAGMPESFNVLVKEIRSLGIDIDLERH is encoded by the coding sequence ATGAGTTACTCGTTCACTGAGAAGAAACGCATTCGTAAAAGTTTTGCGAAGCGGGCGAACGTGTTGGACGTTCCATATCTGCTCGCCACCCAAATTGACTCCTACACCGAGTTTCTTCAGTTGGGCGTTTCGCTCGAACAGCGTCGCACCATCGGCCTGCAGGCAGCGTTCAGCTCGATCTTCCCGATCGTCAGCCACAACGGCTATGCGAAGCTCGACTTCGTCAGCTACCAGCTTGGCGAGCCACCATTTGACGTGGTCGAATGCCAGCAGCGCGGCATCACCTTTGCCGCCCCGCTGCGCGCCCGCGTTCGCCTGACGATCTTTGACCGTGAGTCGTCCAAGCCAGTCGTCAAGGAAGTGAAGGAGCAGGAAGTCTACATGGGCGAGATTCCGCTCATGACCAGCAATGGTTCCTTCGTCATCAATGGCACTGAGCGTGTCATTGTGTCGCAGCTGCATCGCTCGCCAGGCGTGTTCTTTGAGCACGACAAGGGCAAGACCCACTCGTCGGGCAAGCTGCTGTTCTCGGCCCGTATCATTCCTTACCGCGGCTCTTGGCTCGACTTTGAGTTTGATCCCAAGGATCTGCTGTATTTCCGCATCGACCGCCGCCGTAAGATGCCGGTCACGATTCTGCTGCGCGCGCTCGGGTATAACAACGAGCGCATCCTGGCTGAGTGCTTTGACTTCGACAATGTCCGTCTTTCCAAGGACGGCGTTTTCCTCGAAGTGGTACCGGAACGCCTCAAGGGTGAAGTCGCCAAGTTCGACATTGTGGCATCGGATGGCAAGGTGCTGGTCCAGAAGGACAAGCGCATCACGGCCAAGCACATTCGCGATCTGCAGACTGCCGGCATCACCGAGCTCGAAGTGCCGGCGGACTCGCTGGTTGGTCGCGTGCTGGCCGCGAATGTGGTCAGCCCGGACACCGGTGAGCTGGTTGCCCGCGCTAACGACGAAATCACGGAAGACCTTGTCGTCAAGTTCGAGGCCGCCGGTGTCGTGTCGGTGAAGTTGCTCTACACCAACGATCTGGATCAGGGCGCTTACATTTCCAATACCCTGCGCCTGGACGAAACGGCCGACCAGCAAGCCGCGCGCATCGCGATCTATCGCATGATGCGTCCCGGCGAGCCGCCGACCGAAGATGCCGTCGAAGCGCTATTCAACGGGCTGTTCTTCTCCGAAGACCGTTACGATCTGTCGGCCGTGGGCCGCATGAAGTTCAATCGCCGTGCGTACCCGGACCGTCTGGACGAGAAGGCGCCGGGCTGGCAGAAGCGCTTCTATGAGCGTGTCGGCAAGCGCGATCGCTATGGTGCCGGCGTGCTGGAAACCGACGACATCGTTGCGGTGATCGGTATTCTGCTTGAGCTGCGCAACGGTCGTGGCGAAGTGGACGATATCGATCACCTCGGCAACCGTCGTGTCCGTTCGGTGGGCGAACTGGCCGAGAACCAGTTCCGCGCCGGTCTGGTGCGTGTTGAGCGTGCCGTCAAGGAACGCCTCGGTCAGGCCGAGAGCGATAACCTGATGCCGCATGACCTGATCAATGCCAAGCCGGTATCGGCCGCGATCAAGGAGTTCTTTGGCTCCTCGCAGCTGTCGCAGTTCATGGACCAGACCAACCCGCTGTCGGAAATCACCCACAAGCGTCGTGTATCGGCCCTTGGCCCGGGTGGTCTGACTCGCGAGCGTGCCGGCTTTGAAGTCCGCGACGTGCACCCGACCCACTATGGTCGCGTCTGTCCGATCGAAACGCCGGAAGGCCCGAACATCGGTCTGATCAACTCGCTGGCCATCTATGCGCGCACCAATGAGTACGGTTTCCTCGAAACCCCGTACCGCAAGGTGATCGACAACAAGGTGACCGACGAGATCGAATACCTGTCGGCTATCGAAGAAGGCAAGTACGTGATCGCCCAGGCGAACGCCATGCTGAGCGACAAGGGTGAGCTGATTGATGAGCTGGTTACTTGCCGTGAACACGGCGAAACCATCATCGCTCGACCTGAACGCGTGCAGTACATGGATGTGGCGCCTAGCCAGATCGTGTCAGTGGCCGCTTCGCTGATCCCGTTCCTCGAACACGATGACGCGAACCGCGCCCTGATGGGTGCCAACATGCAACGTCAGGCTGTGCCTTGCGTCCGTGCGCAAAAGCCGCTGGTCGGTACCGGTATCGAACGCACCTGTGCGGTTGACTCGGGTACGGCCGTGAAGGCGCTGCGCGGCGGTCGTGTTGACTATGTCGATGCCAACCGCGTCGTGATTCGCGTCAATGACGATGAAACCAGCGCTGGCGAAGTCGGTGTAGACATCTACAACCTGACCAAGTACACGCGTTCGAACCAGAATACCAACATCAACCAGCGCCCGATCGTGAAGGTCGGCGACGTGATCGCTGCACATGATGTGATCGCTGACGGCGCATCGACGGACCTGGGCGAGCTGGCACTGGGCCAGAACCTGCTGGTGGCTTTCATGCCCTGGAACGGCTTCAACTACGAAGACTCGATCCTGATCAGCGAGAAGGTGGTGGCCGATGATCGTTACACCTCGATCCACATCGAGGAACTGTCGGTTGTCGCCCGCGATACCAAGCTGGGACCGGAAGAAATCACCCGCGATATCTCCAACCTCAGCGAGCGCATGCTGGGCCGTCTGGATGAGAGCGGTATCGTCTATATCGGTGCTGAAGTCGAAGCCGGTGACGTGCTGGTTGGTAAGGTAACGCCCAAGGGCGAAACTCAGCTGACCCCGGAAGAGAAGCTGCTGCGCGCGATCTTTGGTGAGAAGGCGTCCGATGTGAAGGACACCTCGCTGCGCGTGCCCTCGGGCATGAGCGGTACTGTCATCGACGTGCAGGTCTTCACTCGCGAAGGCATCGACCGCGACAAGCGCGCCCAGTCCATCATCGACGATGAACTCAAGCGCCATCGCCTGGACCTGAACGATCAGCTGCGAATCCTTGAGAACGATGCCTTCGAGCGTCTGGAGCGCCTGCTGATCGGCAAGAAGGTTAATGGCGGCCCCAAGAAGATCGCCAAGGGCACCGAGCTGAGCAAGGAATACCTGGCCGACCTGAACCGTCATGACTGGTTCGATATCCGCCTGAGCGACGAAGAAGTCGCCAAGCAGCTCGAACTGATGAAGGACAACCTCGTTCAGAAGCGCGCTGAGTTCGACCTGCGTTACGAAGACAAGAAGCGCAAGCTGACCCAGGGCGATGAGCTGCCACCGGGTGTGCAGAAGATGGTCAAGGTCTATGTGGCCGTGAAGCGTCGTTTGCAGCCGGGTGACAAGATGGCTGGTCGTCACGGTAACAAGGGCGTGGTCTCCAAGATTCTGCCTGTGGAAGATTTGCCGTTCATGGCCGATGGCACCCCGGTCGACATCGTGTTAAACCCGCTGGGCGTACCGTCACGGATGAACGTGGGTCAGATTCTGGAAGTCCACCTCGGTTGGGCTGCCAAGGGTCTGGGCAAACGGATTGACCGCATGCTCAACGACGAAAGTGTCAAGGAAGCCAAGCGTGCTGCCGAGATGCGTAAGTTCCTGGAGCAGGTCTACAACACGCGTGGCAAGCCGGAAGAGCTGAAGCAGTTCAGTGATGCGGAGATTCTCGAACTCGCCGACAACCTGCGTGATGGCGTTCCGTTTGCCACCCCGGTGTTCGATGGTGCCAAGGAAGAGGATCTGATGGCCATGCTGGCATTGGCTTATCCAGCCGAGTCCGAGCATACCCAGCGTCTGGGGTTCAACGACACCCGTACCCAGCTGCGTCTGTATGACGGCCGCACGGGTGAGGCGTTCGAGCGCCGTGTCACGGTCGGTTACATGCACGTGCTCAAGCTGCACCACTTGGTGGACGACAAGATGCACGCCCGTTCGACCGGTCCGTACTCCCTGGTTACCCAGCAGCCGCTGGGTGGTAAGGCACAGTTCGGTGGTCAGCGCTTCGGTGAAATGGAAGTGTGGGCATTGGAAGCGTACGGCGCGTCGTACACGCTGCAGGAAATGCTGACGGTGAAGTCCGATGATGTGAATGGCCGTACAAAGGTCTACGAAAACATCGTCAAGGGCGATCACAAGATCGACGCCGGCATGCCGGAATCCTTCAATGTGCTGGTGAAGGAAATCCGCTCGCTGGGTATCGATATCGATCTGGAACGCCACTAA
- the rplL gene encoding 50S ribosomal protein L7/L12, with translation MALTKEDILDAVAGLTVLELNDLVKAFEEKFGVSAAAVAVAGPAAAAAVVEEKTEFDVILTGAGANKVGVIKVVRELTGLGLKEAKDLVDGAPKTVKEGAPKADAEAMVKKLIEAGATAEMK, from the coding sequence ATGGCTCTGACCAAAGAAGACATCCTCGACGCCGTTGCCGGCCTGACCGTGCTGGAACTGAATGACCTGGTGAAGGCATTCGAAGAGAAGTTCGGCGTTTCCGCTGCTGCTGTTGCTGTTGCCGGCCCTGCCGCTGCTGCTGCCGTGGTTGAAGAGAAGACCGAATTCGACGTGATCCTGACCGGCGCTGGCGCCAACAAGGTTGGCGTGATCAAGGTCGTTCGCGAACTGACTGGCCTCGGCCTGAAGGAAGCCAAAGACCTGGTCGACGGCGCTCCCAAGACCGTCAAGGAAGGTGCACCGAAGGCTGATGCTGAAGCGATGGTCAAGAAGCTGATCGAAGCTGGCGCAACCGCCGAGATGAAGTAA
- the rplK gene encoding 50S ribosomal protein L11, giving the protein MAKKIIGYIKLQVPAGKANPSPPIGPALGQRGLNIMEFCKAFNAQTQGVEPGLPIPVVITAFADKSFTFVMKTPPATILIKKAAGITKGSSKPHTDKVGKITRAQLEEIAKTKAPDLTAADLDAAVRTIAGSARSMGLNVEGV; this is encoded by the coding sequence ATGGCCAAGAAGATTATCGGCTATATCAAGCTGCAGGTTCCTGCAGGCAAGGCGAACCCTTCGCCACCCATCGGCCCGGCCCTCGGTCAGCGCGGCCTCAACATCATGGAATTCTGCAAGGCGTTCAACGCCCAGACCCAAGGTGTCGAGCCTGGTCTGCCCATCCCGGTCGTGATCACCGCGTTTGCCGACAAGTCCTTCACTTTCGTGATGAAGACGCCTCCGGCAACCATCCTGATCAAGAAGGCCGCCGGCATCACCAAGGGTAGCAGCAAGCCGCATACCGACAAGGTTGGCAAGATCACGCGCGCCCAGCTTGAAGAAATCGCAAAGACTAAGGCTCCTGACCTCACCGCTGCTGATCTGGACGCCGCTGTGCGCACGATCGCCGGTTCGGCTCGTTCCATGGGTCTGAATGTGGAGGGTGTGTAA
- the rplA gene encoding 50S ribosomal protein L1 — translation MAKVSKRVAAIKAKVDRNKLYPVTDALTLVKECATAKFPESVDVAINLGVDARKSDQVVRGSVVLPKGTGKSVRVAVFAQGANAEAAKAAGADIVGFEDLAEQIKGGMMDFDVVIATPDAMRIVGQLGTILGPRGLMPNPKVGTVTPNAAEAVKNAKAGQVQYRTDKNGIIHSTIGRASFEVADLQANLAALVDALQKAKPASSKGVYFKKIAVSSTMGAGVRVDATTVVGA, via the coding sequence ATGGCTAAGGTTTCCAAGCGCGTTGCCGCCATCAAGGCAAAGGTAGACCGCAACAAGCTGTACCCCGTGACTGACGCCCTGACCTTGGTCAAGGAATGCGCTACAGCTAAATTCCCGGAGTCGGTTGACGTCGCCATCAACCTGGGTGTTGATGCACGTAAGTCCGACCAGGTCGTTCGTGGCTCGGTCGTGCTGCCCAAGGGTACCGGCAAGAGCGTGCGCGTTGCTGTATTTGCACAAGGCGCGAACGCCGAGGCTGCCAAGGCTGCCGGTGCTGACATTGTTGGTTTCGAAGATCTGGCTGAACAGATCAAGGGTGGCATGATGGATTTCGACGTGGTCATCGCCACGCCGGACGCCATGCGTATCGTTGGTCAGCTCGGTACCATCCTCGGCCCGCGTGGCCTGATGCCGAACCCGAAGGTGGGCACGGTCACCCCGAATGCTGCCGAAGCAGTGAAGAACGCCAAGGCCGGTCAGGTTCAGTACCGTACCGACAAGAACGGCATCATCCACAGCACCATCGGCCGCGCTTCGTTCGAAGTAGCCGACCTGCAGGCCAACCTGGCTGCGCTGGTGGATGCCCTGCAGAAAGCCAAGCCGGCTTCGAGCAAGGGTGTGTACTTCAAGAAGATCGCAGTCTCCAGCACCATGGGTGCAGGTGTTCGGGTCGATGCTACGACGGTAGTCGGCGCATAA
- the rpoC gene encoding DNA-directed RNA polymerase subunit beta': MKALLDLFKQVTQEEEFDAIRIGLASPDKIRSWSYGEVKKPETINYRTFKPERDGLFCARIFGPVKDYECLCGKYKRLKHRGVICEKCGVEVTLSKVRRERMGHIELASPVAHIWFLKSLPSRLGMVLDITLRDIERVLYFEGYIVIEPGMTPLQRGQLLSEDDYLTKVEEHGDEFVAMMGAEAVRELLRTLDIHSEMDTLRHELQSTGSEAKIKKIAKRLKVLEAFHKSGIKPEWMIMNVLPVLPPELRPLVPLDGGRFATSDLNDLYRRVINRNNRLKRLLELKAPEIIVRNEKRMLQEAVDSLLDNGRRGKAMTGANKRPLKSLADMIKGKGGRFRQNLLGKRVDYSGRSVIVVGPTLKLHQCGLPKKMALELFKPFIFHKLEVLGLATTIKAAKKLVEQEVPEVWDILEEVIREHPVLLNRAPTLHRLGIQAFEPVLIEGKAIQLHPLVCTAFNADFDGDQMAVHVPLSLEAQMEARTLMLASNNVLSPAHGEPIIVPSQDIVLGLYFMTRERINGKGEGLRFADLEELIRAYETREAELNAKVSVRLKDWYQDESGEWQYKMVRRETTVGRAILSEILPKGLPFENVNKALKKKEISKLINVSFRRCGLRETVILADKLMYTGFTYSTRAGISIAVDDMLVPAEKVKLLAEAEREVKEIEAQYTSGLVTQGERYNKVVDIWGRCGDQVAKTMMAHLGKEKTVDREGKTVDQESFNSIYMMADSGARGSVAQIRQLAGMRGLMAKPDGSIIETPITTNFREGLTVLQYFISTHGARKGLADTALKTANSGYLTRRLVDVTQDLVVTGNDCGTKNGVNMKAVVQGGDVIEALRDLILGRVAAADVIDPASQETVYEAGTLLTEDIVDHIEALSIDEVKVRTPLTCETRYGLCAQCYGRDLGRGQRVNVGEAVGVIAAQSIGEPGTQLTMRTFHIGGAASRAASASQVESKSNGKIGYAGTMRYVTNTKGEQIVITRSGEVVVFDDNGRERERHKVPYGATLMVADGQAIKAGTVLATWDPHTRPIITEYAGLVRFENVEEGATVAKQIDEVTGLSTLVVIDPKRKAGVVKSVRPQIKLLDEKGGEVKLAGSDAAVNITFPVGAIITVKDGSQIGVGEVLARIPQESVKTRDITGGLPRVAELFEARSPKDAGMLAEVTGTVSFGKDTKGKQRLIITDLDGTPHEYLIPKDKHVLVHDGQVVNRGETIVDGPVDPHDILRLQGIEALAAYVVQEVQEVYRLQGVKINDKHIEVIVRQMLRRVVIADAGDSDFIMGEQVERAEVLEANDRLAAENKRLAQYDNILLGITKASLSTDSFISAASFQETTRVLTEAAIMGKRDDLRGLKENVIVGRLIPGGTGLAYHTNRRRLKAGGDAPTLPEAILAEAAEAASPQEEA; the protein is encoded by the coding sequence ATGAAAGCTTTGCTCGACTTGTTCAAGCAGGTGACGCAGGAAGAAGAATTCGATGCCATCCGCATCGGTCTGGCGTCGCCCGACAAGATCCGTTCCTGGTCGTACGGTGAAGTCAAGAAGCCCGAAACCATCAACTACCGTACCTTCAAGCCCGAGCGTGACGGCCTGTTCTGTGCCCGCATCTTCGGGCCGGTGAAGGACTACGAATGCCTGTGCGGCAAGTACAAGCGTCTAAAGCACCGCGGTGTCATCTGCGAAAAGTGCGGCGTTGAAGTCACGCTGAGCAAGGTGCGTCGCGAGCGCATGGGCCACATCGAGCTGGCCTCGCCGGTTGCCCACATCTGGTTCCTGAAGTCGCTACCTTCGCGTCTGGGCATGGTGCTCGACATCACGCTGCGTGATATCGAGCGCGTGCTGTACTTCGAAGGTTATATCGTCATCGAGCCGGGCATGACCCCGCTCCAGCGCGGTCAGCTGCTGTCCGAAGATGATTACCTGACCAAGGTCGAAGAGCATGGCGATGAGTTTGTCGCCATGATGGGTGCCGAAGCCGTGCGCGAACTGCTGCGCACGCTGGATATCCACTCGGAAATGGACACGCTGCGCCATGAGCTGCAGTCGACCGGTTCCGAAGCCAAGATCAAGAAGATCGCCAAGCGCCTCAAGGTGCTGGAAGCCTTCCACAAGTCTGGCATCAAGCCCGAGTGGATGATCATGAACGTGCTGCCGGTGCTGCCGCCGGAGCTGCGGCCGCTGGTGCCGCTGGATGGCGGCCGCTTCGCTACGTCTGATTTGAACGATCTGTATCGTCGCGTCATCAACCGTAACAACCGTCTGAAGCGTCTGCTGGAGCTCAAGGCTCCTGAAATCATCGTGCGCAACGAAAAGCGCATGCTGCAGGAAGCCGTGGACTCGCTGCTCGACAACGGTCGTCGCGGTAAGGCCATGACCGGCGCCAACAAGCGTCCGCTGAAGTCGCTGGCTGACATGATCAAGGGTAAGGGCGGTCGTTTCCGTCAGAACTTGCTGGGTAAGCGCGTTGACTACTCGGGCCGTTCGGTCATCGTGGTGGGTCCGACGCTCAAGCTGCATCAGTGCGGCCTGCCCAAGAAGATGGCGCTGGAGCTGTTCAAGCCCTTCATCTTCCACAAGCTTGAAGTGCTGGGTCTGGCTACCACGATCAAGGCCGCCAAGAAGCTGGTCGAGCAGGAAGTGCCGGAAGTCTGGGACATCCTCGAAGAAGTCATCCGTGAACATCCGGTGCTGCTTAACCGCGCACCGACGCTGCACCGTCTGGGCATCCAGGCCTTCGAGCCCGTGCTGATCGAAGGCAAGGCCATCCAGCTGCACCCGCTTGTCTGTACCGCGTTTAACGCCGACTTCGACGGTGACCAGATGGCCGTTCACGTGCCGCTGTCGCTCGAAGCGCAGATGGAAGCCCGCACGCTGATGCTGGCCTCCAACAACGTGCTGTCGCCAGCTCACGGCGAACCGATCATCGTGCCGTCGCAGGATATCGTGCTGGGTCTGTACTTCATGACCCGCGAGCGCATCAATGGCAAGGGCGAAGGCCTGCGCTTTGCGGATCTGGAAGAGCTGATCCGCGCCTATGAAACGCGCGAAGCCGAGCTGAACGCCAAGGTCAGCGTGCGTCTGAAGGATTGGTATCAGGACGAGAGCGGCGAATGGCAATACAAGATGGTGCGTCGCGAGACCACCGTCGGCCGCGCCATCCTGTCGGAAATCCTGCCCAAGGGCCTGCCCTTCGAGAACGTCAACAAGGCGCTCAAGAAGAAGGAAATCTCCAAGCTGATCAACGTCTCGTTCCGCCGTTGCGGCCTGCGCGAAACGGTGATCCTGGCGGACAAGCTGATGTACACCGGCTTTACCTATTCGACCCGTGCGGGTATCTCGATTGCCGTGGACGACATGCTCGTGCCGGCCGAGAAGGTCAAGCTGCTGGCTGAAGCCGAGCGTGAAGTGAAGGAAATCGAAGCCCAGTACACCTCGGGTCTGGTGACCCAAGGCGAGCGCTACAACAAGGTGGTGGATATCTGGGGTCGTTGTGGCGACCAGGTTGCCAAGACCATGATGGCGCATTTGGGTAAGGAAAAGACTGTTGACCGCGAAGGCAAGACGGTTGACCAGGAATCGTTCAACTCAATCTACATGATGGCCGACTCCGGTGCCCGGGGCTCGGTGGCCCAGATTCGTCAGCTGGCCGGTATGCGGGGCCTGATGGCCAAGCCGGACGGCTCGATTATCGAGACGCCGATCACCACCAACTTCCGCGAAGGTCTGACGGTTCTGCAGTACTTCATCTCGACGCACGGCGCCCGTAAGGGTCTGGCCGACACCGCGCTGAAGACCGCCAACTCGGGTTACCTGACACGTCGTCTGGTCGATGTGACGCAGGATCTGGTCGTGACCGGCAATGATTGCGGCACCAAGAACGGTGTGAACATGAAGGCCGTGGTGCAGGGTGGTGACGTGATCGAAGCGCTGCGTGACCTGATCCTGGGTCGTGTGGCTGCGGCTGACGTGATCGATCCGGCTAGCCAGGAAACCGTGTACGAAGCCGGTACGCTGCTGACGGAAGACATTGTTGATCACATCGAGGCGTTGAGCATCGATGAGGTCAAGGTCCGCACTCCGCTGACTTGCGAAACCCGTTATGGCTTGTGCGCCCAGTGTTATGGCCGCGATCTGGGCCGTGGCCAGCGTGTCAACGTCGGCGAGGCTGTCGGTGTGATCGCAGCTCAGTCGATCGGTGAGCCGGGCACCCAGCTGACCATGCGTACCTTCCACATCGGTGGTGCTGCATCGCGTGCGGCTTCGGCCAGCCAGGTCGAATCGAAGTCCAACGGCAAGATCGGTTACGCCGGTACGATGCGTTACGTGACCAACACCAAGGGCGAGCAGATCGTCATTACCCGTTCGGGTGAGGTGGTGGTGTTCGACGATAACGGTCGTGAGCGTGAGCGTCACAAGGTGCCATACGGTGCGACCCTGATGGTGGCCGATGGTCAAGCCATCAAGGCCGGTACCGTGCTGGCTACCTGGGACCCGCACACCCGTCCGATCATTACCGAGTACGCCGGTCTGGTTCGCTTCGAGAACGTCGAAGAGGGCGCTACCGTTGCCAAGCAGATCGATGAAGTAACCGGTTTGTCGACGCTGGTCGTGATCGACCCCAAGCGCAAGGCCGGTGTCGTCAAGAGCGTACGCCCGCAGATCAAGCTGCTCGACGAAAAGGGTGGCGAAGTCAAGCTGGCCGGCTCGGACGCCGCGGTCAACATCACCTTCCCGGTTGGCGCCATCATTACCGTGAAGGACGGCTCGCAGATTGGTGTGGGTGAAGTGCTGGCCCGTATCCCGCAAGAGTCGGTCAAGACCCGTGACATTACCGGTGGTCTGCCGCGTGTGGCCGAGTTGTTTGAAGCCCGTTCGCCCAAGGACGCCGGCATGCTGGCCGAAGTCACTGGCACCGTCTCGTTCGGTAAGGACACGAAGGGCAAGCAACGACTGATCATTACTGATCTGGACGGCACGCCGCATGAATACTTGATTCCGAAGGACAAGCATGTGCTGGTCCACGACGGTCAGGTGGTCAACCGTGGCGAGACCATCGTCGACGGCCCGGTTGATCCGCACGATATCCTGCGTCTGCAGGGCATCGAGGCGCTCGCGGCCTATGTGGTGCAGGAAGTGCAGGAAGTGTACCGACTGCAAGGCGTGAAGATTAACGACAAGCACATCGAGGTGATCGTTCGCCAGATGCTGCGTCGTGTAGTCATCGCCGATGCGGGTGATTCCGACTTCATCATGGGTGAGCAGGTAGAGCGCGCCGAAGTGCTGGAGGCCAACGATCGTCTGGCTGCAGAGAACAAGCGTCTCGCTCAGTACGACAATATCCTTCTGGGTATTACCAAGGCATCGCTGTCGACGGATTCGTTCATCTCTGCCGCTTCGTTCCAGGAAACGACGCGCGTGCTGACCGAAGCCGCGATCATGGGCAAGCGCGACGATCTGCGTGGTTTGAAGGAAAACGTCATCGTGGGCCGCCTGATACCTGGCGGTACTGGCCTCGCCTACCACACCAACCGTCGTCGCCTGAAAGCCGGCGGAGACGCGCCTACCCTGCCTGAGGCCATTCTGGCTGAAGCGGCAGAGGCGGCGTCACCGCAGGAAGAGGCATAA
- the rpsL gene encoding 30S ribosomal protein S12, producing MPTINQLVRKGRVAETAKSKVPALEACPQKRGVCTRVYTTTPKKPNSALRKVAKVRLTNGFEVISYIGGEGHNLQEHSVVLIRGGRVKDLPGVRYHTVRGSLDTAGVKDRKQARSKYGAKRPKA from the coding sequence ATGCCAACCATCAACCAGCTCGTCCGTAAGGGACGTGTGGCGGAAACGGCCAAGAGCAAAGTACCTGCGCTTGAAGCCTGCCCGCAAAAACGCGGCGTCTGCACGCGCGTTTACACCACTACCCCGAAGAAGCCGAACTCGGCCCTTCGTAAGGTTGCCAAGGTGCGTCTGACCAACGGTTTCGAAGTCATTTCGTACATCGGCGGTGAAGGCCACAACCTGCAGGAACACTCGGTCGTGCTGATTCGCGGCGGTCGTGTCAAGGATTTGCCAGGTGTGCGTTACCACACCGTGCGCGGTTCGCTCGATACCGCTGGTGTCAAGGATCGTAAGCAGGCTCGTTCCAAGTACGGCGCCAAGCGTCCGAAGGCTTAA